One region of Yersinia bercovieri ATCC 43970 genomic DNA includes:
- a CDS encoding glutamate decarboxylase has protein sequence MISNTANKLQEELLDSRFGSQSSRYIAESSHFPLKEMREDIAFQIISDELYLDGNARQNLATFCQTWDDEYVHRLMDLSINKNWIDKEEYPQSAAIDLRCVNMLADLWHAPKPINGQATGTNTIGSSEACMLGGMAMKWRWRKKQLAAGKPTDKPNLVCGPVQVCWHKFARYWEVEIREIPMEPGNYFMDAQRMIAACDENTIGVVPTFGVTYTGNYEFPEPLHQALDKLQQEKGLDIDIHVDAASGGFLAPFVASEIKWDFRLPRVKSISTSGHKYGLAPLGCGWVIWRDQAALPDELIFNVDYLGGQVGTFAINFSRPAGQVISQYYEFIRLGREGYTKVQQAAYQVAHFLSQAIAPLGPYEFICTGDPKEGLPAVCFKIKAGANPGYTLYDLSERLRLRGWQVPAFTLTGHASDIVVMRIMCRRGFEMDFAALLLDDIKYSLHYLHEHPELHGVAQQNSFKHT, from the coding sequence ATGATTAGTAACACCGCAAATAAATTGCAAGAAGAGTTATTAGACTCCCGATTTGGTTCGCAATCCTCTCGCTATATTGCTGAGTCGAGCCATTTCCCGTTAAAAGAGATGCGCGAGGATATTGCTTTTCAAATTATTAGTGATGAACTTTATTTAGATGGTAATGCACGACAAAACTTAGCCACTTTTTGTCAAACTTGGGATGATGAATATGTTCATAGGCTAATGGATTTGTCGATTAATAAAAACTGGATCGATAAAGAGGAGTATCCACAATCAGCGGCCATCGATTTACGCTGCGTCAATATGCTGGCTGATCTTTGGCATGCGCCAAAGCCCATTAACGGCCAGGCCACAGGCACCAATACCATAGGTTCATCCGAAGCCTGTATGTTGGGGGGTATGGCGATGAAGTGGCGCTGGCGTAAAAAGCAGTTAGCTGCCGGTAAACCTACCGACAAACCTAATCTGGTCTGCGGCCCTGTGCAGGTGTGCTGGCACAAATTTGCCCGCTATTGGGAGGTGGAAATCCGCGAAATTCCGATGGAACCGGGAAACTATTTTATGGATGCGCAGCGCATGATTGCTGCCTGTGATGAGAATACCATAGGTGTTGTCCCTACTTTCGGCGTGACCTATACAGGAAACTATGAGTTTCCCGAACCGCTGCACCAGGCATTGGATAAGCTACAGCAAGAGAAAGGGCTAGATATTGATATTCATGTCGATGCGGCCAGTGGCGGTTTCCTCGCCCCTTTTGTCGCCTCAGAGATCAAGTGGGACTTTCGTCTGCCGCGAGTGAAATCCATCAGCACCTCAGGCCATAAATATGGTTTAGCCCCGCTGGGCTGCGGCTGGGTTATCTGGCGTGATCAAGCCGCACTGCCGGATGAGCTGATCTTTAATGTGGATTATCTCGGCGGGCAAGTAGGCACTTTTGCTATCAATTTCTCCCGCCCTGCCGGGCAGGTTATCTCTCAATATTATGAATTTATCCGATTGGGTCGCGAGGGTTATACCAAAGTGCAACAAGCGGCCTATCAGGTCGCACACTTCTTAAGTCAGGCGATTGCGCCATTGGGCCCCTATGAATTTATCTGCACCGGTGATCCTAAAGAGGGGTTACCCGCCGTGTGCTTCAAAATTAAAGCGGGCGCTAACCCGGGTTATACCCTGTATGACCTCTCTGAGAGATTGAGGTTGCGAGGTTGGCAAGTGCCCGCCTTTACCCTAACCGGTCATGCCAGCGATATTGTGGTGATGCGAATTATGTGTCGCCGCGGATTCGAAATGGATTTTGCCGCGCTATTACTGGATGACATTAAATACTCGCTCCACTATTTGCATGAGCACCCCGAACTCCATGGCGTTGCCCAACAGAATAGTTTCAAGCACACCTAG
- the gadC gene encoding putative glutamine/gamma-aminobutyrate antiporter GadC, producing the protein MANNQSRPMATKKLGIATLAIMNIVAVVSLRGLPAEAEYGLSSIFYYIFAAIFFLIPVSLVAAELATGWPEKGGVFRWVGEAFGPRWAFLAMFMLWIEVTVWFPTVLTFAAVSLAFIGPNQRWDEALSANKFFVLSIVLIVYWLATFIAFKGVATFARVSKWGGIIGTIIPAIILIILGFTYLFAGGTPQITLAWDEVIPDFSNFNNIVLAASIFLFYAGMEMNAIHVKDVDNPNRNYPIAIMLSALGTVIIFVFGTLAIAFIIPKADINLTQSILVAYSDMFQWAGLHWLSPIMAIALAIGVLAGVVTWVGGPSTGLLTVAKAGYLPRWWQHTNKNGMATHILLLQALIVSLLSILFVILPSVQAAFQILSQLTVILYLIMYILMFSAAIYLRYSQSQRPRPYRIPGGNIGMWVIGGAGWIGSILVFLLSFVPPSQIAIGSPETYVGILIIATLFFFILPLLIYAARKPHWRDEKTDFAPFTWQAANSHPGLPAERLITKENMSIQGETID; encoded by the coding sequence ATGGCAAATAATCAATCCAGGCCGATGGCTACCAAAAAACTCGGCATCGCCACATTAGCTATTATGAATATTGTTGCCGTTGTCAGTTTAAGAGGCTTACCCGCTGAAGCTGAATACGGATTAAGTTCTATTTTTTACTATATTTTCGCCGCCATTTTTTTTCTTATTCCCGTCTCTCTGGTGGCAGCTGAATTAGCGACCGGTTGGCCTGAAAAAGGGGGCGTCTTTCGCTGGGTCGGTGAGGCTTTTGGCCCCCGCTGGGCATTTTTAGCCATGTTTATGCTCTGGATAGAGGTCACGGTTTGGTTCCCGACAGTATTAACTTTTGCCGCGGTCTCGTTGGCGTTTATTGGCCCCAATCAGCGCTGGGATGAGGCGCTATCGGCCAATAAATTCTTCGTACTGAGCATTGTGTTAATTGTCTATTGGCTGGCGACCTTTATTGCCTTTAAGGGGGTTGCCACCTTTGCCAGAGTATCCAAATGGGGCGGTATTATCGGCACCATCATTCCCGCCATTATTCTGATTATTTTGGGGTTTACTTATCTGTTTGCAGGCGGAACGCCACAAATAACACTGGCATGGGATGAAGTTATCCCTGATTTTTCCAATTTTAACAATATTGTTTTAGCCGCTAGTATTTTTCTGTTCTATGCCGGCATGGAGATGAATGCAATTCATGTTAAGGATGTGGATAATCCTAATCGTAATTATCCCATTGCCATTATGTTATCCGCGCTGGGAACCGTGATTATTTTTGTCTTTGGCACTCTCGCCATCGCTTTTATTATTCCGAAAGCTGATATTAATCTGACGCAAAGTATTCTGGTGGCCTATTCAGATATGTTCCAGTGGGCCGGATTGCACTGGCTCAGCCCGATAATGGCGATTGCGTTGGCTATCGGGGTCTTGGCCGGAGTGGTAACCTGGGTCGGCGGCCCTTCAACCGGGCTATTGACCGTGGCAAAAGCCGGTTATTTACCCCGCTGGTGGCAACATACCAACAAGAATGGCATGGCAACACATATTTTATTATTACAGGCGCTGATCGTCTCTCTATTATCAATATTGTTTGTCATCTTACCTTCGGTGCAAGCGGCATTTCAGATCCTCAGCCAATTAACCGTTATTCTCTATCTCATTATGTATATCCTGATGTTTAGCGCCGCCATCTATCTGCGCTATAGCCAATCACAACGCCCTCGCCCCTATCGTATTCCTGGTGGGAATATTGGTATGTGGGTAATTGGTGGCGCTGGATGGATTGGTTCAATTTTGGTTTTCCTGCTCAGTTTTGTGCCACCCAGTCAAATTGCCATCGGCAGCCCAGAAACTTATGTCGGCATCTTAATTATCGCCACTCTGTTCTTCTTTATTTTACCGCTGCTGATTTATGCGGCGCGTAAACCCCATTGGCGTGATGAAAAAACTGATTTTGCCCCCTTTACCTGGCAAGCGGCAAATAGCCATCCCGGCCTGCCCGCAGAGAGGTTAATAACTAAGGAGAACATGAGCATTCAGGGTGAGACTATAGATTAG